From Candidatus Pedobacter colombiensis, one genomic window encodes:
- a CDS encoding helix-hairpin-helix domain-containing protein — MKKWLAVYFGFTKREFNGLMTLVVLIGLIMSFPYIYGLIKQEEQVTEGEVQAVLELALLEKKKLNNRKEHHAEPRTVKRRASLFTFDPNTISVAEWVKLGLSAKQAEAILKYRVKGGKFRKHSDLRKMYTISEQMYERLEPYIRIGNDLESSLVLTAKVYTKRVPIKSAPVIIEVNGADTTELDQIKGIGMTFANRIIKYRERIGGFYKKEQLMEVFGLDSVKYEEIKDQVVIDVSKLKKINVNTAELADFKNHPYIRYKQVNALIQYRKQHGNYSNIADLNKVAILNQETINRLAAYLEF; from the coding sequence GTTTACTAAGAGGGAATTTAATGGCTTAATGACGCTTGTGGTCTTAATTGGGCTAATAATGAGCTTTCCTTATATATATGGTTTAATAAAACAGGAGGAGCAAGTAACTGAAGGTGAAGTGCAAGCTGTTTTAGAATTAGCCTTGTTAGAAAAGAAAAAGCTCAACAATAGAAAGGAACATCATGCTGAACCGCGGACCGTTAAAAGGAGAGCTAGCTTATTTACTTTTGATCCGAATACCATTAGTGTGGCAGAATGGGTAAAACTTGGTTTGTCAGCTAAACAGGCTGAGGCTATTTTAAAATATAGGGTGAAAGGTGGTAAGTTTAGAAAGCATTCAGATTTGCGCAAAATGTACACCATAAGCGAACAGATGTATGAGCGGTTGGAACCATATATCAGGATTGGAAATGATTTAGAAAGCAGTTTAGTGCTTACTGCAAAAGTATATACCAAACGAGTGCCGATAAAGTCTGCACCTGTTATTATTGAAGTTAATGGCGCAGATACTACTGAACTTGATCAAATAAAAGGAATTGGGATGACGTTTGCCAATCGCATCATTAAATATAGAGAAAGGATTGGAGGTTTTTATAAAAAGGAGCAGTTGATGGAAGTATTTGGCCTGGATTCGGTAAAGTACGAGGAGATTAAAGATCAGGTCGTAATTGATGTTAGTAAACTAAAAAAGATAAATGTGAATACTGCTGAACTGGCTGATTTTAAAAATCACCCGTATATCAGATATAAACAAGTAAATGCGCTGATACAATATAGGAAACAGCATGGAAATTATAGTAATATTGCAGACTTAAATAAAGTAGCTATTTTAAATCAGGAAACGATTAACCGTTTAGCTGCTTATCTTGAATTTTAA
- a CDS encoding adenine phosphoribosyltransferase — translation MIESKIKSTVRDVNDFPKAGIVFKDITPILKEPQLCLEITSALAEQLKSVGIDVVAGIESRGFLFGPALAQLLNVPFVPIRKAGKLPYKTVQQSYELEYGTATIELHEDALIAGQKVLIHDDLLATGGTVVAASKLVMQLGAEVAGYSFIIALDFLNGRVRLAPYSEQIFALASY, via the coding sequence ATGATCGAATCAAAAATAAAATCAACAGTACGCGATGTAAATGATTTTCCGAAAGCAGGAATCGTTTTTAAAGATATCACTCCAATATTAAAAGAGCCTCAATTGTGTCTGGAGATCACCAGTGCACTGGCCGAGCAGCTTAAAAGTGTGGGTATTGATGTAGTTGCGGGTATCGAAAGTCGGGGGTTTTTATTTGGTCCGGCGTTGGCCCAACTTTTAAATGTTCCTTTTGTGCCAATCAGGAAGGCGGGTAAGCTGCCCTATAAAACAGTGCAGCAGTCGTATGAACTTGAGTATGGGACGGCAACTATAGAGCTGCATGAGGATGCGCTAATTGCCGGGCAAAAAGTTTTGATCCATGATGACTTACTGGCCACTGGTGGAACCGTTGTTGCCGCATCTAAATTGGTGATGCAGCTGGGCGCCGAAGTTGCAGGTTATTCTTTTATTATTGCTTTGGATTTCTTGAACGGAAGAGTCAGACTAGCGCCCTATAGTGAGCAAATCTTTGCACTTGCATCATATTAA